The DNA window CTTGGAAAAACAACCCTTGCTATCGGTATTGCCAAGTCACTGGGCCTCACTTTTGGCAGGATTCAATGCACAAGCGATCTCTTGCCAACCGATATTACAGGCTTGTCCATATATAATAAAAGCTCCGGCGAATTTGAATTCCATCCCGGTCCGATTTTTAACAATATTGTACTGTGCGATGAAATCAACAGAGCAACCCCGAAAACTCAAAGTGCGCTTTTGGAGGCTATGGGGGAAAAACAGGTTACAATAGAGGGTAAAACATACAAGCTGCCGAGATTGTTTTCCGTTATAGCAACACAGAATCCGGTTGAGCAATTTGGAACATTTCCATTGCCGGAATCACAGCTTGACAGGTTTATGATGAAAATTAGTATTGGGTATCCATCTCATGATGCTGAAAAGGAAATACTGAAAGTAGGGAGCAGAAGAGAGGAGATTTACAGCATTGAGCCTGTAATGAACAAAGAAGAGGTGGCGCAGCTTCAAGCAGGCATTGAAAATAATACATATATTTCCGATAAAATACTCAATTACACACTTGCCATTATCGAAGCAACAAGAGGTA is part of the Pseudomonadota bacterium genome and encodes:
- a CDS encoding MoxR family ATPase, whose translation is METENNRIKHIIKSLSSYLHGKDKPLRLSLISFLSRGHLLIEDLPGLGKTTLAIGIAKSLGLTFGRIQCTSDLLPTDITGLSIYNKSSGEFEFHPGPIFNNIVLCDEINRATPKTQSALLEAMGEKQVTIEGKTYKLPRLFSVIATQNPVEQFGTFPLPESQLDRFMMKISIGYPSHDAEKEILKVGSRREEIYSIEPVMNKEEVAQLQAGIENNTYISDKILNYTLAIIEATRGNGYLASGLSTRGALTLINTAKANAYFHGRDFVIPEDIKELSEYTIPHRVLFKEEYETLDKKEIIKSLIEKIPTPA